The nucleotide sequence GCGGCCATGCTCGTCCGCGATCTCTACCTCGAGGCAGCAGCCCGCTAATCCGCGGAGGCATCGCGCGTAGCTTTCAGAAAAACCACGTTGTCGGCTATCCCGCCTCAAGAATCTCGAGCTCCATCTTCCGAACCTGGCCGTCGCGGATGGAAAAGGCTGCGCAGGCAGTTCTCGCCTCGCGGTGTGAAACCACCACGAAGTAGGCAACCTCTGGGTAGTACGCTCGCTCGACGTCCTGCGCGGAAGGGTGGACCTCCCCGGAAGGGTGGGAGTGGTAGATGCCGAGATGTTGGAGGCCGCGGTTCCGCATCTCGCGAAAGAAGCGGAAAAGTTCCTCCGGCGGAATCTCATAGGCTACCGGGCTCGCGAGAGAGTTGGTGGCGGGATAAATGTCGGTTATCAAGCCCTGGCGGCCGGCAAGCAGACCGCAGCACTCCAGCGGATGGTGCCGCCGCGCCT is from Candidatus Acidiferrales bacterium and encodes:
- a CDS encoding M67 family metallopeptidase, coding for ARRHHPLECCGLLAGRQGLITDIYPATNSLASPVAYEIPPEELFRFFREMRNRGLQHLGIYHSHPSGEVHPSAQDVERAYYPEVAYFVVVSHREARTACAAFSIRDGQVRKMELEILEAG